The sequence AGGTCGAGCTCGAGAACGGCCGGGTCTTCCAGGTCGACATCGAGCGCGCGCACATGGAGGAGGACGCGGGCAAGCTCACGCACGTGGGCGGCTCGACGGGCCGCATCCAGGGCGCCGAGTACTCGCTCGTCGACTACAACCGGGCGGGTGTGCCGCTGGTCGAGATCGTCACGCGCCCGATCGTGGGCGCGGAGGCGGATGCTCCCGCGCTGGCGCGCGCCTACGTCGCGGCGATCCGCGACATCGCGCTCGCGCTCGGCATCTCCGAGGCCCGCATGGAGCGCGGCAACCTGCGCTGCGACGCGAACGTGTCGCTGCGCCCGCGCGGCGCCGAGAGATTCGGCACGCGCACCGAGACGAAGAACGTGAACTCGTTCCGCTCGATCGAGCGCGCGGTGCGCTACGAGATCCAGCGGCAGGCGGCCATCCTCGCGAAGGGCGGCACGATCACGCAGGAGACGCGGCACTGGCACGAGGACACGGGCACCACGAGCCCGGGCCGGCCGAAGTCCGACGCCGACGACTACCGGTACTTCCCCGAGCCCGACCTGCTCCCGGTCGCGCCGTCCGACGAGCTGATCGAGGAGCTGCGGGCCGCGCTGCCCGAGCCGCCCGCCGCGAGACGGCGACGGCTCAAGGCGGAGTGGGGCTTCACGGACCTCGAGTTCCAGGACGTCGCGAACGGCGGTCTGCTGAACGAGATCGCGGCCACGGTCGCCGCGGGGGCGTCGCCGCAGGCGGCGCGCAAATGGTGGACGGGTGAGCTCACCCGGCTGGCGAACCAGGGCGATACGGATGCCTCGGCGCTCGCGTCGCCCGAACACGTCGCCGAGCTCGCCGCCCTGGTCGACGCCGGTACGCTGACCGACCGGCTGGCCCGCCAGGTGCTCGAGGGCGTCGTCGCGGGGGAGGGCTCACCGCAGCAGATCGTCGATGCTCGCGGACTCGCGGTCGTCTCCGACGACGGCGCGCTCATCGCCGCGATCGATCAGGCGCTCGCTGCGCAGCCCGATGTCCTCGCGAAGATCCGCGACGGCAAGGTGCAGGCTGCCGGCGCGG is a genomic window of Agromyces protaetiae containing:
- the gatB gene encoding Asp-tRNA(Asn)/Glu-tRNA(Gln) amidotransferase subunit GatB; this encodes MARVDLMDFDEALAQFEPVIGLEVHVELNTTTKMFSGAPNPANSAFHDAAPNTLISPVDLGLPGSLPVVNATAIRSSISLGLALGCQIAPSSRFARKNYFYPDLAKNYQISQYDEPIAFDGVVEVELENGRVFQVDIERAHMEEDAGKLTHVGGSTGRIQGAEYSLVDYNRAGVPLVEIVTRPIVGAEADAPALARAYVAAIRDIALALGISEARMERGNLRCDANVSLRPRGAERFGTRTETKNVNSFRSIERAVRYEIQRQAAILAKGGTITQETRHWHEDTGTTSPGRPKSDADDYRYFPEPDLLPVAPSDELIEELRAALPEPPAARRRRLKAEWGFTDLEFQDVANGGLLNEIAATVAAGASPQAARKWWTGELTRLANQGDTDASALASPEHVAELAALVDAGTLTDRLARQVLEGVVAGEGSPQQIVDARGLAVVSDDGALIAAIDQALAAQPDVLAKIRDGKVQAAGAVIGAVMKAMQGKADAARVRELVLERASAE